ATCTTTCCTGGCCGATCCGGATGGTGATCTCACTGGCAGGAATGATCTTTTTCTTTATCGTGCTGGGGTTTCTCGGAAATGCGGCAGCGTTGGCCGCGATATTCCTGTTCGCGGTAATCTTCCTGTTTTGTTGGTGGCTGAATACCTCAAAGTCCGTTTCTTCCAGAACCGGAAATAAACGTTAATATGCGCCTGCCACCCGAAAAAAACCATGCAAAAAAAGCGCAGCAATTGCTCAACTTTTACGCGCGGGAATGGAAATTCAAAATTGCGCTGATCGCCCTGCTACGGATCGCTTCCTTCTGCATGGTCGCGGTCCAGCTCTATTTTCTGGCCCGAATATTAACATTAATTGTTGGGCAGGTTAATACGGCCGGGCTTTTATCGCCCGTGATCTGGTTATTCCTATTTGGGTCAGGAAGAACGCTGATCAGTTACTTTTCGGATGTCATGGCCGCAAGGTTAACTGAATTGTCGGTTGCAGAATTCCGCATTCGGATCATCGCGCGCCTGAACGCCAAAAGCAAACACCGGAAACACGCCGGAATAACGGCTGGTCTTGCTTTAGAAATGATGAGTGAAGCTGATGCGATCGGACTGTATTATACGCGCTATCTTCCACAGGTCATCCAGTGCCTGGCCATTCCTTTTATCACCATCAGTTATATCGCCTGGATCAATTGGTTGCCCGCAATCCTGATACTCCTGACCGCGCCGGTCATACCGGTTTTTATGGTCATCATCGGAAAAGGCACGGAAACGAAAAGTCGGGCGCAATGGCAAACTTTGTCGCTCCTGAGTAATTATTTTCTGGACCGGTTACGCGGAATTACCACCCTTTCGCTTTTTAACCGCATTGATACCGAGGTATCTCTGATCGGAAGATCTTCTGAAATTTATGCCCAACGCGTTATGGAGGTATTGAAGACAGCCTTTCTTTCCAGCGCAGTCATTGATTTTTTTACCGCGGTGGCGATCGCGGGCGTGGCGATCTATACCGGGTTGAATCTGGTCGGCTACATTCACCTGGGCCCTGCATCTGCTTTCACGCTGCAACGAAGCCTGGTCATATTATTGCTGGTTCCAGAATTTTTTAATGCGCTTAAAAAATTAGGTGTTATTTATCATGACCGCGCGCAGGCCATTGGTGCGGTCATGCACTTCCAGGCTTATGACCTGCTTAAGGAAAATTCCAGTTTCCCGCTACCATCCGGGCGGGACAGCAGGCCTGGGCAGGACGCTGAAGTCACTGCTCCTGTGATCATGTTTCAAAAAGTGACTTTCGGTTATGTCCCCGGGCAGAAGGTATTGAATGATATCACTTTCAGTATCCTGCCCGGCGAGAAAATATGGATTACCGGCGAAAATGGTGCGGGCAAAACGACCGTTCTTTCTTTATTAATGCGCTGGCTGACGCCTGTCGCGGGCAGCATCCAACTCAACCGGCAACCCTTAGGGGAAATGCGGGAACAAGACCTTTACCGCCTGGTCAGTTGGGTGGGACCGCATGCGGCACTCTTTACCGGAAGTATCCGTTCGAATATCCTGATGGGAACCGAAAAAAGTGATGCCTATCTTTATGAAAACATCCTGCCACAGGTATCGCTTGCCGAACGGATCAACAATATGCCCAGGGGCCTGGATACCCTGGTCGCCGAAGACGGCAAGTGTTTATCCGGTGGTGAACGCCAAAAAATAGCGTTGGCACGGGCACTGGTAAAAAATGCGAAAATATTGCTGCTGGACGAACCGCTTACCCATTTGGATGGGACATCGGCAGCCGAGCTGATCGGCATGCTGGAGCAAACCACCCAAAGTATGACGGTCATCATTACCGGTCATGGTGCCCGTTATGAAGCTTTTAAAGGTTACCGTAAAATTAATTTATAGCATGCTGAAGCAAATACCGGACATGTATAAGAGGGCGGACCTTGGGAAGGTATCCGGCGTATTACTGGCGGTCGTTAACCTGACTGCCGGCCTGATGCTAACCGGAATATCAGGCTGGTTTATTACGACCACGGCTTTGACCGGTTCAGGCGTACTCAGCTTATTGACTTATAACCTGTTTTTACCTGGTGCATTGATCCGGATGCTGGCGGTAGGCCGTCCGCTGATCGGCTACGCGGAACGCTTGTTTACCCATCGGATCACACTTCGTCTTGCCGGTGAGGCGAGGGTAAACATATTCAAATATCTGCTGAATATAAAGAAAAAGGAACTTGTCAAATTCCGGAGTACCGACCTGGCCGCGAGGATTACGGGTGACGTTGCCGAGATGGATAACTTTTACCTGAGCGCAGTCCTGCCATGGCTCAGCACCTTAATTGTTTTTACTATCACGGCGCTGACGATCAGTTATTATCTCCCGCTGTTAACGTGGGCAATGTTTTTGCTGCTCATGACCTGTGGGGCCCTGATCCCCTATATTTCATTAAGAATAGGGAAAAAACACGAATTACTACGGGCTGGCCATTTGAAGGCGCTACAGGAGGAGCTTGCGGAATATCTCGACGGTCTGAAAGACCTGGAACTATTTGGCTGCCTTGGTCGCTATCATGAAAGTTTACTGCTGCATATCCGCTCCATCGAATCATTCCGAATTGGCTTTTTAAAAAAGATTGCCACGCGTACCCTTATTACTGGGATATGTATTCAAGCTTTTTTTGCGATAGGAATTCTGATCATCAGTGGGCCCGGCCGGCTGGTATTTAGCAGCGCCGAAAAGGTACTGGTCATATTGATCCTGCTGGCGCTCTATGAAACGCTGTATGCCATGCCGGAAACGGCGGCCCGTTTTGCAAGGACCCTGCTCGCGGGCAGCCGTATATTACTGGCTTCATCAGACGGTGAACCGGCAAGAAAATACGGTTCATTACCTCAAGGAAATGCTATTCAACTGGAACAGGTCAACTTTGCTTATGGCCGGCATTGTATTTTTGACAAGTTAAGTTTAAAGATCCATGAAAATACGGTGAGCGTAATCACCGGGGTTAACGGCGCAGGCAAATCAACCTTACTGGATCTTATCGCAGGATTGCAGGAGGCTTCGCAGGGTATGATCTATATTGGCGGGACACCTGCGCGTCAAATTGAGCCCGCAAAACTTAATGAGCAGATCGCTTACATGGAGCAGCGGCCCGCGCTGTTCGAAGGCAGTATCTTTGAGAACATTGCGCTCGCAAAAACATGCTGCACAACCCCTGAGGTTATTCACGCGGCAATAAAATCAGGGCTCTTCAAAGCGGAAAAAAACGCCATGGCATTTTTAAAGAAACCGGTGGGTACAGGCGGCCGCCACCTTTCAACCGGACAATCCAGGATGATCGCTCTGGCCAGGATCATTTTGAAGGATGCGCCGATCATTTTATTGGATGAACCAACTGAAGGATTGAGCCAAACGGCCGAACATAACTTTCTGAAACTGATCAGGTCCTGGAAAGGTTACAAGACCATCCTGATCGTAACACATAAAACTGCGCTTCTTGACATCGCTGACCACCGGATAAGCCTCTGACAAAATTAGCCCGGCAAAAAATGAATAAAGTTTGTAAGCTTTTTGTCGCCTGACCTGGGGATAGGCAATTATTTAATATTCGACAAACTGATATCTTTCAGCGGTATATCACCAGCGAATAAGTGGTGTTTATTTGTTTAAATCATTGATTTATAAGAGTTTATTGGCTGGTATGAAACCTGCAACGAAGTAGGAAAAACACTTTTATGAAACCAGCATCAGATCTTTTAACGCCTGAGAACCATGCCTTGGTCATGATCGACTTACAAGGACAGATGGGATTCGCTATCGAAAGCATTTCCAGAAACGAACTGAGAACTAACACCGCCATTGTCGCCGGTGCATCAAAAATCTTTAATGTGCCGACGATCATCACCACGGCGGCTGAACAAGGCTTTTCCGGCCTGGTATTTCCGGAAGTAGAAGAATATTACCCGCAGGTCGCTTGCGGTTATATTGACCGGACCACCATGAACACCTGGGAAGACGCAAGAGCATGTGAGGCCATTAAAGCCACCGGTAAGAAAAAAATTGTATTCGCAGGTCTCTGGACGAGCGTCTGTATTGTGGATGCCGCGCTTTCGGCCGCTGAAGACGGATTTGAAGTTTACTTTATTGCCGATGTCTGTGGGGATGTTTCTAAGGAAGCGCACGAGCGGGCCATACAACGGATGCTGATTTACGGGATCAGGCCGATGACCGCGATGCAATACCTGTTGGAATTACAGCGTGATTGGGCAAGGCTGGAAACCTATGATGCCGTTACTGCACTGATCGTTAAATATGGCGGCGGTTATGGCCTGGGCGTACACTATGCGAAAAACATGCTAAAACACTAATCCGGTGGTTCCACCTGTTAAATCATCACCTTTGAAACGCCAGTTCTTCATATCGTTGTTGTGGTTGTTTTGCTGTAATATCCTGCTCATCGGGCAGGGTATTGCGCAAACTTTCAAGTTGATGCGCTATGACGAAAACTATGGCTATCTCCATGGCGATACCACAAAATGCTTTTACCGGCACCTCAAATTTGATCCGCTAACGGCAAACCAGCGGGTATGGTTAAGCTTCGGGGGAGAGGCCAGACTTGAATATGATGTCTTTAACAATGAAGACTGGGGAAGAATTGGCACCGGGCATAATAACTTCCAGCTTCAGCGTTATGACCTCCATGCCGATCTGCACTTTGGAAATCGGCTAAGGATATTTGCGCAGTTGCGCAGTGCGCTGGAAAACGGGCGCAGGGACGGTCCCCGCCCGATTGATGAAGATAAGTTAAGTATTCAAAACCTGTTTACCGATTATACGATAACCCGCAATCACACAGACTCTCTGGTCATCAGGGCTGGCAGGCAGGAATTGAATTACGGTGCCGGAAGGCTCATATCAGTACGGGAAGGGCCGAACGCTCGTATATATTTTACCGGGGGTAAACTCCTTTATCGTAACCCTACCGTATCGCTGGACGCGTTTGCCATGGAAGCAGATGAATTTAATCCGGGCGTATTTGATAATAAACCCACTCACCAGCTGAACCTTTGGGGCGCTTATGCCACTTTCGGTACCAATGTGTTTGTCCATCTCGACACGTATTACATCGGCAGCCGGAACGATCATGCTGTTTTTGATGACGGTCAGGGTAAAGATATCAGGCACACTTTTGGCCTGAGGGCCTGGAAAAGCGACAAATACTTTGTGTACGATATCGAAACCGCCTGGCAAACAGGTTCATTTAAAAAAGAGTCCGTTCGCGCATGGACCGCTTCTTTTGACGTGGGTTATATATTCAGCGACCTGGCCGCCAAACCGGCAATTGGCATCCGGAACGACTACATATCTGGCGATAGCAGAAAAGGCGACGGGCGGTTGCAAACATTTAATCCTGTTTACCCGAAAGGTGGTTATTTCGGGTTCGATCCCCAGGTCGGCCCTGTCAATCTCATTGATGTACACCCTTATGGTTCATTATTAATCAGTCCTAAGTTCACGTTGCAGGTCGACGTGGTACTCAACTGGCGCTATTCACTGCGCGATGGGATCTATCGCCCAAGCGGGTACTTAAATTTTTCAGGCTCCGCATCCGATAAGCGTTATATCGGAACCAGTTATCTCGGTAAGATAAGCTACAACGTCAATCCATTCCTGAGCATGGACATCGGCATCCAGTATTTTGATACCGGGCCTTTTATCGAAACGGAACTGCCTGTAGCTAAAAACGCTTTTTTTACCAATTCAAGAATATCCTATAAATTTTAAATACCATGATTATGAAAAAGGGTTTGACAGCACGATTTAAATCAGGGCTACGCTTTTTTAGCCTCTTGGTATGTTCCTTACTGATTAGTTACGGGAACAAAGTAAGCGCCCAGCAAAAAGCAACTAACAATCTGCCGGCAATCGGCACCTCAGCTATACTTGGGGAGATAGAAGGCATAAAGATAGAAGCGAAAGTTCAGAGCCCATCGGCGGAACTTACCCCTTTACAGATTGTTTGCGTTTTTGAATATGTAGAAGGGGATATCTACACCTCTCCACCGGCCTTACCGGCGAACTTGAACGGGATGGTACATGTTGACCAGCAAATGAAGGGACTGATCACGGAACTTCGCAAAACAGGAAAATTCAAAGGCCACGCGCTCGAAACTTTGTTGATCAGCCCGCCAAAGGGTACCATTCCGGCCGAAAAACTACTGATCATCGGACTGGGTGACCGAAATCATTTCACACCGGACCTCATGACGGATGTTGGCCGTGTGGGCATGGGAGAGGCCCTGCGCCTGGGCGTGAGGAGTTATGCCCACGCCAGCGACCTGAAAGATGGTGGCCTGGATTCACCAACCGGGCTCATTGTAGAAAACGTGTTAAAAGGAGCCATAGATGCCTATCGGACAGCACAGTTCCTAAAAGCCGGAAATTACTCGACATTTCCCCCACTGGAAAAAATGACCATTTTAGCCGGCCCGGCATTTTACGATGCTTCGGCATCTGCGATCAGCGAAGTGCTCCAAACAAGCAAAAAATAAATAGTTCAAGGCTTATCCATTCATTATCAGAAAAACGGTCCAATGAAAAAGGCAGACATGATATTGTTCAACGGAAAGATCCACACTGTTGATCATCAAAATCCCGCGGCAAGCGCGGTGGCCATCGCCGACGGTAAATTTATCGAAGTTGGGGACGACAAAACCGTCATGCAGCTATTATCCACCAACACGACAGTGATCGACCTCCGGCAAAAACGAGTGGTCCCCGGTATCAATGATTCCCATACCCATTTGATCCGCGGCGGGCTCAATTATAATCTTGAACTCAGATGGGATGGCGTTCCTTCCCTTGCGGATGCCATGAGGTTGTTACAGGAACAAGTTCTTCGGACACCTTCACCGCAATGGGTCAGGGTGGTGGGCGGCTGGTCGGAGTATCAGTTCAGGGAAAGGCGCATGCCTACACTTGCAGAGATCAATGCCGTATCGCCCGATACACCGGTTTTTATCCTCCACCTCTATGACCGCGCTTTTTTGAACCGCGCCGCGCTGCGGGCAGTGGGATATAACAAAAATACACCTGAACCTCCGGGCGGTCAGATCGAGCGGAACGCGGAAGGCGAACCGACAGGTATGATCCTGGCAGCGCCTAATGCGATGATCCTTTACGCTACGTTAAGCAAAGCACCTAAATTGTCCTATGAGTATCAGCTGAATTCTACCCGCCACTACATGAGAGAAATGAACCGGTTCGGTATAACCAGTGTTATTGATGCCGGTGGCGGCTTTCAAAATTACCCGGAAGACTACCGGATCATTGATGAACTGAATAAGGAAAAACAATTGACCGTGCGAATTGCCTACAATCTTTTCACCCAGCATCCCAAAAAGGAATTTGAAGACTTTGAGAACTGGACAAAGACTGTGAAGCTGCATCAGGGAGATGATATGTACCGCCATAACGGTGCCGGTGAGATGCTGGTCTTTTCGGCTGCCGACTTTGAAGACTTTCTTCAGCCCCGACCCGTCCTGCCCGAAAATATGGAGAGCGAACTGGAGAAAGTCGTCCGGCTTTTGGTCGCCAACAGGTGGCCTTTCAGGATGCATGCGACCTATAATGAAAGCATCAGCAGGTTCCTGGACATTTTCGAAAAGGTCAATAAAGAAATCCCGTTTGACGGGTTACCCTGGATATTTGACCACGCAGAAACCATTGACGAGCGCAATTTAGATAGGGTCAAGGCTTTGAATGGCGGTATTGCCATCCAAAGCCGGATGGCCTTTCAGGGTGAATACTTTTCTGAACGATACGGGAACCTGGCGGCGGAGCAAACCCCGCCGGTCCGAAAAATGCTGGAAAGAAATATCCCCGTGGGCGGTGGTACCGATGCCACCAGGGTAGCGAGTTATAACCCCTGGATAGCGCTCTACTGGCTATCGGCCGGCAAAACAGTCGGAGGGTTACAGCTTTATCCCGATCAGCAAAAGCTGTCGCGCGAAACCGCGCTGGAAATTTATACAAGGGGAAGCGCCTGGTTTAGCGGCGAACAGCAGCATAAAGGCAGTATTAAAACGGGCTACATGGCCGATCTGACCGTATTAAACGCCGATTATTTGAAGATCAGGGAAGATGATATCAAAAATATCGAAGCCGAGCTGACGATCGTCGACGGCAAGATCGTTTACGCTACAGGTGATTTTGCTCATCACAGTCCGCCGGCTATACCGGTATTGCCCGACTGGTCACCCACCCTGATCCGGAGCGGCTACTTCCCATCAGGCGATATATCGCTGATCAATGAGGGCACCGCTGCCGCAGCCGAAAATGGCCGCGGAAAAAATCTGGCTTCCGCTATCCACCAATGCGCAGGCAGCTGTAACATACATGGACATCATCATCAATATGCCCGTTTGAGCAATGTGCCGGTAAGCGATTTTACAGCTTTTTGGGGCGTCCTGGGCTGTTCCTGTTTTGCATTTTAAGAACATCACCATGAACGATCTATTCAAAATTCTATTAGAGAGCACCGCCGGAAATTCACTGAATAACCTGGCTATGCTGGTATTCCGTGTACTGCTTGCTGTTGAACTGTTTAGGGTTCACGGGCTGAAAAAATTCAAAGGCAATAATGGCCAGCCAGAGGAAGTTCCTAATCCCTTTCATTTCCCCAAGGCGATCAACCAGGGGATCGCTGCATTTGCCGATACTGTTGCTCCGATGATGGTCATTTTAGGTTTGTTTACAAGGTTGGCAATACTGCCAACGATAGGTGTCACAGCGGTAGGATATTTTTGGGTCCACCGGAATGATCCGGCAGAACGGAGAGATATCCCTTACATGTATACCCTTTGCTTTTTGTTATTATTTATTATCGGGCCGGGAACCTATTCTTTGGATAATTACCTGCTGAGTACACTGACTAAGTAAACATTTGAATTCAATTTAAGAAATCAGATCATGGAAGAAAGCAAAAAAATAGGACAGCTTACGTTGGTATTAGCTGCCGTCGCAGGCTATTGTGATACTGTTACCTTCGTGACCGCTGACACGATCTTTTCTGCGCACGTAACCGGAAATTTTGTTGTTTTTGCTTACCAGGTCATCAATGCGCAGGATGCGAACGCCTGGATCAAGCTGATCACCTTTCCCACTTTTATCCTGTCCGTCATGGCCGGAGGCCGTGCGGCCGCGGACCTGAACGGCGGCCGGAATTTGCTATTAATAGAAGGCCTGGTACTGCTGGCAGCAGGCATCTCCTGGTGGCTGCTTAATATTTTCTTCAGGCAGCCCCCTGGAATTTACCCGCTGGTCATGTGTGTTGTTGTTGCCATGGGCTTACAGAATGCGTTTAACAAATTATTCGCCAGGGAGATCTATGGCCCGACCACAATGATGACCGGGAATGTAACCCAGGCCTCGCTGGATTTCGGTAACCTGCTGAAATACCGATTTAAGGATTTGCAAAGCCGGCAAAATATCAGGAAGGGATTGGTTTTGATAGGCGGCTTTCTAATAGGCTGTATCCTCGGAGCATTATTGGGAAAAGCATTTGGTTTCGGGACCGTGGCCCTGGCCGGTATAACGGTCATCATTTGCTATCGATACACAGCGGCATGAATCTGAGCAAATTTATTGTTAAAAAATGGTTATACATCCCCGCTATCCGCCGCCGATCCTTAAAAAGGGAAATGGAGGATATCGAGCCGCATGTAGCCAATAGTTTCACTTTTAAAAATTTTATTATGGAAATCAGAAACCCTATTCCGCCTTTTAGCCTGGAAACGGCACTTGAAAAGGTCCAGCTTGCCGAAGATGCCTGGAACAGCCAGGACCCAATCAGGGTATCCCTGGCATACACCATAGATACCGAATGGAGAAACCGGTCCGAATTTATAAACGGACGGGAAAACGTGGTCAAATTTTTAAGCAGTAAGTGGCAGCGAGAATTGAATTACAAACTAAAAAAAGAATTGTGGGCCTTCACCGGCAACAGGATAGCCGTGAGGTTCGAGTACGAATTCCATGACATTCAGGGCCAGTGGTTCCGTGCTTACGGAAATGAAAACTGGGAGTTTGATGATAATGGCCTGATGCGGAGACGCTTTGCCTGTATCAACGACCTTGCGATCAAAGAACAAGAACGCCACATTGTTTAATTTATTAAGACAATTTCAGGGCAAATGATAATTCAGAGCAGGAGGAAATGACATGAAAGCGAGGCAACGGCAGGCAGACACCCGCAGCAGGCTCAATGGTTTCACGGGTACCTGGGATTTTACTGCCTTATGGAGAATTCCGATAAGGAATATGCCGCAGTTCTGAGCTATAGAATTACTGAATATTTTCAGCATCGGGCCATTACCATAGTGATATGGAACCAGGTGCCGGGTTTTCGTTAAGTTATTAAAAAGATTGAAGAGGTCATTATGATGAATATGGTAAACAAAATGTAACGCTGGGGAGATTTACACCACCCCAAGATATTAGACCTGATCCGCATACTCCTTGGGCTATCATTGATCGCCAAAGGATGGGTGATTATGATGAAGTTTCCTTATATCAGGGATGTCATTATGGCGTCAGGTTCAGGCCATCCTGATCCCGTCAACGTTAACCTGATCCTCAATAGTGCCATATATTCCTACCTTATCAGCGGCTCACTTATATTCCTGGGATTAATGACACGGGCAGCAGCTTTAATAGGGCTGCTGGTTATTACAGCATCCATATTATTTGCAGATTTTCTTTCCCCTTTCATGAATACCGATATTTGGGTGAACGGGCTCGTGATGGCCCTGCAGGTCCAGTTTATGGTCATTGGTTCAGGTCCCGTATCACTGGACAAACTTATTGGCGGGTTTAAGTTCGGAAGACATCGGCGCAGGCTCAACGCTTAAATTTTATTCGCCGGAAATTTAAAATGTTGTTAATGCTGCCTGGCAGGTGTATCAGCAGGATCAGGTAATGATGGTAAACAACGGCGCTTTTGAACCGATTTATATGGGCAGGGGATAAGTTTATTCCTGTGCCACCATTCAACACTAAGCCAGACGTCGAGGATAATCAGGATCAGGTATCACATGGCACAAATATACCGGGTCCGCCGGCCGCGACCGGCAACTGTCCGGGGATATTTCAAACGGGAAATAGAAAGTGACCATGATCTAAACCATATCTGGAGGGAACGTGCGTCTGAAGATATGGAAGGAGCGGTCCCGGGTGCGAAAAAAACTAATGATTGTGCAGTTTAAAGCGTGGTCGTTATGGGATCATTACCAAAATGATCGCTCACCACCTGCCGCACAGGTAAATATTCGCTGACATTATTACCTGTTGAAAAGAGCATGCCAATTATCAGTTGCTAATCCTAAAGTTATTTTACTTCGCCCAGGTACCTGTGAACCAAGCTGATGGCCATCGAGCCTTCTCCGACCGATGAGGCTACCCGGTTCATTGCGCCGGCTCTGACATCCCCGGCCGCAAAAATACCCGGACAGCTGGTTTCAAGGACGTAGGGTTCACGGTGCAGTTTCCAGTTTTGACTGAAACCTTCATAGGTTTTCAGTGAAGGCCCCGTCGCGATAAATCCCCTATGGTCCTTGATGATGCCGGAGGCTATCCAATCTGTGGCCGGCTTT
The sequence above is a segment of the Mucilaginibacter celer genome. Coding sequences within it:
- the cydD gene encoding thiol reductant ABC exporter subunit CydD; its protein translation is MRLPPEKNHAKKAQQLLNFYAREWKFKIALIALLRIASFCMVAVQLYFLARILTLIVGQVNTAGLLSPVIWLFLFGSGRTLISYFSDVMAARLTELSVAEFRIRIIARLNAKSKHRKHAGITAGLALEMMSEADAIGLYYTRYLPQVIQCLAIPFITISYIAWINWLPAILILLTAPVIPVFMVIIGKGTETKSRAQWQTLSLLSNYFLDRLRGITTLSLFNRIDTEVSLIGRSSEIYAQRVMEVLKTAFLSSAVIDFFTAVAIAGVAIYTGLNLVGYIHLGPASAFTLQRSLVILLLVPEFFNALKKLGVIYHDRAQAIGAVMHFQAYDLLKENSSFPLPSGRDSRPGQDAEVTAPVIMFQKVTFGYVPGQKVLNDITFSILPGEKIWITGENGAGKTTVLSLLMRWLTPVAGSIQLNRQPLGEMREQDLYRLVSWVGPHAALFTGSIRSNILMGTEKSDAYLYENILPQVSLAERINNMPRGLDTLVAEDGKCLSGGERQKIALARALVKNAKILLLDEPLTHLDGTSAAELIGMLEQTTQSMTVIITGHGARYEAFKGYRKINL
- a CDS encoding amino acid ABC transporter ATP-binding/permease protein, giving the protein MLKQIPDMYKRADLGKVSGVLLAVVNLTAGLMLTGISGWFITTTALTGSGVLSLLTYNLFLPGALIRMLAVGRPLIGYAERLFTHRITLRLAGEARVNIFKYLLNIKKKELVKFRSTDLAARITGDVAEMDNFYLSAVLPWLSTLIVFTITALTISYYLPLLTWAMFLLLMTCGALIPYISLRIGKKHELLRAGHLKALQEELAEYLDGLKDLELFGCLGRYHESLLLHIRSIESFRIGFLKKIATRTLITGICIQAFFAIGILIISGPGRLVFSSAEKVLVILILLALYETLYAMPETAARFARTLLAGSRILLASSDGEPARKYGSLPQGNAIQLEQVNFAYGRHCIFDKLSLKIHENTVSVITGVNGAGKSTLLDLIAGLQEASQGMIYIGGTPARQIEPAKLNEQIAYMEQRPALFEGSIFENIALAKTCCTTPEVIHAAIKSGLFKAEKNAMAFLKKPVGTGGRHLSTGQSRMIALARIILKDAPIILLDEPTEGLSQTAEHNFLKLIRSWKGYKTILIVTHKTALLDIADHRISL
- a CDS encoding isochorismatase family protein; this encodes MKPASDLLTPENHALVMIDLQGQMGFAIESISRNELRTNTAIVAGASKIFNVPTIITTAAEQGFSGLVFPEVEEYYPQVACGYIDRTTMNTWEDARACEAIKATGKKKIVFAGLWTSVCIVDAALSAAEDGFEVYFIADVCGDVSKEAHERAIQRMLIYGIRPMTAMQYLLELQRDWARLETYDAVTALIVKYGGGYGLGVHYAKNMLKH
- a CDS encoding alginate export family protein; the encoded protein is MKRQFFISLLWLFCCNILLIGQGIAQTFKLMRYDENYGYLHGDTTKCFYRHLKFDPLTANQRVWLSFGGEARLEYDVFNNEDWGRIGTGHNNFQLQRYDLHADLHFGNRLRIFAQLRSALENGRRDGPRPIDEDKLSIQNLFTDYTITRNHTDSLVIRAGRQELNYGAGRLISVREGPNARIYFTGGKLLYRNPTVSLDAFAMEADEFNPGVFDNKPTHQLNLWGAYATFGTNVFVHLDTYYIGSRNDHAVFDDGQGKDIRHTFGLRAWKSDKYFVYDIETAWQTGSFKKESVRAWTASFDVGYIFSDLAAKPAIGIRNDYISGDSRKGDGRLQTFNPVYPKGGYFGFDPQVGPVNLIDVHPYGSLLISPKFTLQVDVVLNWRYSLRDGIYRPSGYLNFSGSASDKRYIGTSYLGKISYNVNPFLSMDIGIQYFDTGPFIETELPVAKNAFFTNSRISYKF
- a CDS encoding M17 family peptidase N-terminal domain-containing protein, with the protein product MKKGLTARFKSGLRFFSLLVCSLLISYGNKVSAQQKATNNLPAIGTSAILGEIEGIKIEAKVQSPSAELTPLQIVCVFEYVEGDIYTSPPALPANLNGMVHVDQQMKGLITELRKTGKFKGHALETLLISPPKGTIPAEKLLIIGLGDRNHFTPDLMTDVGRVGMGEALRLGVRSYAHASDLKDGGLDSPTGLIVENVLKGAIDAYRTAQFLKAGNYSTFPPLEKMTILAGPAFYDASASAISEVLQTSKK
- a CDS encoding amidohydrolase — translated: MQLLSTNTTVIDLRQKRVVPGINDSHTHLIRGGLNYNLELRWDGVPSLADAMRLLQEQVLRTPSPQWVRVVGGWSEYQFRERRMPTLAEINAVSPDTPVFILHLYDRAFLNRAALRAVGYNKNTPEPPGGQIERNAEGEPTGMILAAPNAMILYATLSKAPKLSYEYQLNSTRHYMREMNRFGITSVIDAGGGFQNYPEDYRIIDELNKEKQLTVRIAYNLFTQHPKKEFEDFENWTKTVKLHQGDDMYRHNGAGEMLVFSAADFEDFLQPRPVLPENMESELEKVVRLLVANRWPFRMHATYNESISRFLDIFEKVNKEIPFDGLPWIFDHAETIDERNLDRVKALNGGIAIQSRMAFQGEYFSERYGNLAAEQTPPVRKMLERNIPVGGGTDATRVASYNPWIALYWLSAGKTVGGLQLYPDQQKLSRETALEIYTRGSAWFSGEQQHKGSIKTGYMADLTVLNADYLKIREDDIKNIEAELTIVDGKIVYATGDFAHHSPPAIPVLPDWSPTLIRSGYFPSGDISLINEGTAAAAENGRGKNLASAIHQCAGSCNIHGHHHQYARLSNVPVSDFTAFWGVLGCSCFAF
- a CDS encoding DoxX family protein, with amino-acid sequence MNDLFKILLESTAGNSLNNLAMLVFRVLLAVELFRVHGLKKFKGNNGQPEEVPNPFHFPKAINQGIAAFADTVAPMMVILGLFTRLAILPTIGVTAVGYFWVHRNDPAERRDIPYMYTLCFLLLFIIGPGTYSLDNYLLSTLTK
- a CDS encoding YoaK family protein produces the protein MEESKKIGQLTLVLAAVAGYCDTVTFVTADTIFSAHVTGNFVVFAYQVINAQDANAWIKLITFPTFILSVMAGGRAAADLNGGRNLLLIEGLVLLAAGISWWLLNIFFRQPPGIYPLVMCVVVAMGLQNAFNKLFAREIYGPTTMMTGNVTQASLDFGNLLKYRFKDLQSRQNIRKGLVLIGGFLIGCILGALLGKAFGFGTVALAGITVIICYRYTAA
- a CDS encoding DUF1348 family protein produces the protein MNLSKFIVKKWLYIPAIRRRSLKREMEDIEPHVANSFTFKNFIMEIRNPIPPFSLETALEKVQLAEDAWNSQDPIRVSLAYTIDTEWRNRSEFINGRENVVKFLSSKWQRELNYKLKKELWAFTGNRIAVRFEYEFHDIQGQWFRAYGNENWEFDDNGLMRRRFACINDLAIKEQERHIV
- a CDS encoding DoxX family membrane protein, whose translation is MRILLGLSLIAKGWVIMMKFPYIRDVIMASGSGHPDPVNVNLILNSAIYSYLISGSLIFLGLMTRAAALIGLLVITASILFADFLSPFMNTDIWVNGLVMALQVQFMVIGSGPVSLDKLIGGFKFGRHRRRLNA